The following proteins are co-located in the Apium graveolens cultivar Ventura chromosome 5, ASM990537v1, whole genome shotgun sequence genome:
- the LOC141724687 gene encoding phosphoinositide phospholipase C 2-like isoform X3 codes for MSTFFMEGTHLWPNSTKDNVHILHGGTLTTPVELMKCLKSIKEHAFVTSEYPVVLTLEDHLTPKLQAIVAKMVIETFGDLLYTSKSESFPEFPSPESLKKRIIVSTKPPKEYLASDSLKVEQSDIQKGSNSFEKKGWGTEVSYMKSKFEGFDMQKYEAEEAECPSEDDLKYGNANLKEKPDPEYKHLIAIRARKRKGGIKDWFHNDASSATRISLREHNLEHAVINHGADVIRFTRRNLLRIFPKGSRVDSSNYNPLIGWMHGTQMVAFNMQGHGRPLWLMQGFFPANGGCGYVKKPDILLNDSSDNEVFDPKRKLEVKQTLKVKLFMGEGWHLDFKHTHFDLYSPPDFYVKVGIAGVAADSLMKKTKIIEDNWIPTWNEEFEFPLTVPEMALLRIEVHEYDMSEKDDFGGQTCLPLSELKTGIRAVPLHDEKGNKYKSVKLLARFEYV; via the exons ATGTCCACATTCTTCATGGAGGGTACACACCTGTGGCCTAATTCTACCAAAGACAATGTCCACATTCTTCATGGAGG GACACTGACCACGCCAGTGGAACTAATGAAATGCCTAAAATCTATAAAGGAGCATGCTTTTGTGACATCCGAGTATCCTGTGGTACTAACTCTAGAAGATCATCTTACTCCAAAACTTCAAGCTATAGTGGCCAAG ATGGTCATTGAAACATTTGGAGATTTACTCTATACATCCAAGTCAGAAAGTTTTCCAGAGTTTCCTTCCCCGGAGTCATTGAAGAAACGGATAATTGTATCAACTAAACCACCAAAGGAGTATCTTGCAAGTGATAGTTTAAAAGTTGAACAGAGTGATATTCAGAAGGGCAGTAATTCTTTCGAGAAAAAGGGCTGGGGTACGGAAGTGTCGTATATGAAATCAAAATTTGAAGGTTTTGATATG CAGAAGTATGAAGCAGAGGAAGCAGAATGTCCCTCGGAGGATGATTTGAAATATGGGAATGCCAACTTGAAGGAAAAACCTGATCCCGAATATAAACATCTGATTGCAATCCGTGCAAGGAAGCGAAAAGGAGGAATTAAGGATTGGTTCCACAACGATGCTTCTTCAGCCACACGGATCAGTTTAAGGGAACACAATCTGGAACACGCTGTTATTAATCATGGAGCAGATGTTATCCG GTTTACTCGAAGAAATCTGCTTAGAATATTTCCAAAAGGTTCGCGGGTTGATTCATCAAATTACAATCCACTGATCGGATGGATGCATGGAACGCAAATGGTTGCATTTAACATGCAG GGGCATGGGAGGCCACTTTGGCTGATGCAGGGGTTTTTTCCAGCCAACGGTGGGTGTGGTTATGTGAAAAAACCAGATATTCTACTGAATGATAGTTCAGACAATGAGGTTTTTGACCCTAAAAGGAAATTAGAAGTAAAACAAACTCTAAAG GTAAAACTGTTCATGGGAGAAGGCTGGCATTTGGACTTCAAACACACCCACTTTGACCTATATTCGCCACCAGATTTCTATGTGAAG GTTGGAATTGCGGGAGTTGCTGCTGATTCACTTATGAAGAAAACAAAGATAATAGAAGATAACTGGATACCGACATGGAATGAAGAGTTTGAGTTTCCCTTAACAGTTCCGGAAATGGCATTGCTTCGGATTGAAGTACATGAGTATGACATGTCAGAGAAGGATGATTTTGGAGGGCAGACATGTTTACCTTTGTCAGAATTAAAAACAGGAATTCGAGCTGTACCCCTTCATGATGAGAAAGGGAACAAATACAAATCTGTGAAGCTACTCGCCCGTTTTGAATACGTCTGA
- the LOC141724687 gene encoding phosphoinositide phospholipase C 2-like isoform X5, protein MWPNSTKDNVHILHGGTLTTPVELMKCLKSIKEHAFVTSEYPVVLTLEDHLTPKLQAIVAKMVIETFGDLLYTSKSESFPEFPSPESLKKRIIVSTKPPKEYLASDSLKVEQSDIQKGSNSFEKKGWGTEVSYMKSKFEGFDMQKYEAEEAECPSEDDLKYGNANLKEKPDPEYKHLIAIRARKRKGGIKDWFHNDASSATRISLREHNLEHAVINHGADVIRFTRRNLLRIFPKGSRVDSSNYNPLIGWMHGTQMVAFNMQGHGRPLWLMQGFFPANGGCGYVKKPDILLNDSSDNEVFDPKRKLEVKQTLKVKLFMGEGWHLDFKHTHFDLYSPPDFYVKVGIAGVAADSLMKKTKIIEDNWIPTWNEEFEFPLTVPEMALLRIEVHEYDMSEKDDFGGQTCLPLSELKTGIRAVPLHDEKGNKYKSVKLLARFEYV, encoded by the exons ATGTGGCCTAATTCTACCAAAGACAATGTCCACATTCTTCATGGAGG GACACTGACCACGCCAGTGGAACTAATGAAATGCCTAAAATCTATAAAGGAGCATGCTTTTGTGACATCCGAGTATCCTGTGGTACTAACTCTAGAAGATCATCTTACTCCAAAACTTCAAGCTATAGTGGCCAAG ATGGTCATTGAAACATTTGGAGATTTACTCTATACATCCAAGTCAGAAAGTTTTCCAGAGTTTCCTTCCCCGGAGTCATTGAAGAAACGGATAATTGTATCAACTAAACCACCAAAGGAGTATCTTGCAAGTGATAGTTTAAAAGTTGAACAGAGTGATATTCAGAAGGGCAGTAATTCTTTCGAGAAAAAGGGCTGGGGTACGGAAGTGTCGTATATGAAATCAAAATTTGAAGGTTTTGATATG CAGAAGTATGAAGCAGAGGAAGCAGAATGTCCCTCGGAGGATGATTTGAAATATGGGAATGCCAACTTGAAGGAAAAACCTGATCCCGAATATAAACATCTGATTGCAATCCGTGCAAGGAAGCGAAAAGGAGGAATTAAGGATTGGTTCCACAACGATGCTTCTTCAGCCACACGGATCAGTTTAAGGGAACACAATCTGGAACACGCTGTTATTAATCATGGAGCAGATGTTATCCG GTTTACTCGAAGAAATCTGCTTAGAATATTTCCAAAAGGTTCGCGGGTTGATTCATCAAATTACAATCCACTGATCGGATGGATGCATGGAACGCAAATGGTTGCATTTAACATGCAG GGGCATGGGAGGCCACTTTGGCTGATGCAGGGGTTTTTTCCAGCCAACGGTGGGTGTGGTTATGTGAAAAAACCAGATATTCTACTGAATGATAGTTCAGACAATGAGGTTTTTGACCCTAAAAGGAAATTAGAAGTAAAACAAACTCTAAAG GTAAAACTGTTCATGGGAGAAGGCTGGCATTTGGACTTCAAACACACCCACTTTGACCTATATTCGCCACCAGATTTCTATGTGAAG GTTGGAATTGCGGGAGTTGCTGCTGATTCACTTATGAAGAAAACAAAGATAATAGAAGATAACTGGATACCGACATGGAATGAAGAGTTTGAGTTTCCCTTAACAGTTCCGGAAATGGCATTGCTTCGGATTGAAGTACATGAGTATGACATGTCAGAGAAGGATGATTTTGGAGGGCAGACATGTTTACCTTTGTCAGAATTAAAAACAGGAATTCGAGCTGTACCCCTTCATGATGAGAAAGGGAACAAATACAAATCTGTGAAGCTACTCGCCCGTTTTGAATACGTCTGA
- the LOC141724689 gene encoding rhodanese-like domain-containing protein 10 — MAIQLNHLYPYTPHQLRTKGPTTHFRSSLFRVHAISGKELIQSGKVRAVEPKEAAMVMKAEEYMLLDIRPEWEREKARVSGSLHVPLFVEDMDNSIVTLLKKWVHFGYIGLWTGQYFTMINPQFVDEVEGLVSDKNSKVLVSCGEGLRSLMAVSKLHGAGYKNLGWLVGGFNRSVDGDFGDIQGSEKLQYATIGGVSYYFLQILILLQAVGKDS; from the exons ATGGCGATCCAACTGAACCATCTTTATCCGTATACACCCCATCAACTCAGAACCAAAGGCCCCACTACTCATTTCCGGTCATCACTTTTCAGAGTACATGCAATATCCGGCAAGGAATTGATCCAGTCCGGCAAAGTCCGGGCAGTGGAGCCCAAAGAAGCAGCTATGGTCATGAAAGCTGAAGAGTACATGCTGTTGGATATAAGACCAGAGTGGGAAAGAGAGAAGGCACGTGTTTCTGGGTCATTGCACGTGCCATTGTTTGTTGAGGACATGGATAATAGCATTGTAACTCTTTTGAAGAAGTGGGTTCATTTTGGATACATTGGTCTTTGGACTGGTCAGTATTTTACTATGATTAATCCTCAGTTTGTTGATGAAGTTGAGGGATTGGTTAGTGATAAGAATAGTAAGGTTCTTGTGTCTTGTGGAGAAGGCTTGAG GTCATTGATGGCTGTTTCGAAGCTACATGGGGCAGGATACAAGAATTTAGGATGGTTGGTTGGAGGATTCAACCGTTCAGTAGATGGAGATTTTGGAGATATCCAAGGGAGTGAGAAGTTGCAGTATGCTACTATAGGCGGTGTTTCATACTACTTCCTTCAAATTCTTATTCTACTGCAAGCTGTTGGCAAAGACAGTTGA
- the LOC141724687 gene encoding phosphoinositide phospholipase C 2-like isoform X4 has translation MTGKSKQGHSIHRGLRTLTTPVELMKCLKSIKEHAFVTSEYPVVLTLEDHLTPKLQAIVAKMVIETFGDLLYTSKSESFPEFPSPESLKKRIIVSTKPPKEYLASDSLKVEQSDIQKGSNSFEKKGWGTEVSYMKSKFEGFDMQKYEAEEAECPSEDDLKYGNANLKEKPDPEYKHLIAIRARKRKGGIKDWFHNDASSATRISLREHNLEHAVINHGADVIRFTRRNLLRIFPKGSRVDSSNYNPLIGWMHGTQMVAFNMQGHGRPLWLMQGFFPANGGCGYVKKPDILLNDSSDNEVFDPKRKLEVKQTLKVKLFMGEGWHLDFKHTHFDLYSPPDFYVKVGIAGVAADSLMKKTKIIEDNWIPTWNEEFEFPLTVPEMALLRIEVHEYDMSEKDDFGGQTCLPLSELKTGIRAVPLHDEKGNKYKSVKLLARFEYV, from the exons ATGACGGGGAAGTCGAAACAGGGGCATAGCATTCACCGGGGACTCCG GACACTGACCACGCCAGTGGAACTAATGAAATGCCTAAAATCTATAAAGGAGCATGCTTTTGTGACATCCGAGTATCCTGTGGTACTAACTCTAGAAGATCATCTTACTCCAAAACTTCAAGCTATAGTGGCCAAG ATGGTCATTGAAACATTTGGAGATTTACTCTATACATCCAAGTCAGAAAGTTTTCCAGAGTTTCCTTCCCCGGAGTCATTGAAGAAACGGATAATTGTATCAACTAAACCACCAAAGGAGTATCTTGCAAGTGATAGTTTAAAAGTTGAACAGAGTGATATTCAGAAGGGCAGTAATTCTTTCGAGAAAAAGGGCTGGGGTACGGAAGTGTCGTATATGAAATCAAAATTTGAAGGTTTTGATATG CAGAAGTATGAAGCAGAGGAAGCAGAATGTCCCTCGGAGGATGATTTGAAATATGGGAATGCCAACTTGAAGGAAAAACCTGATCCCGAATATAAACATCTGATTGCAATCCGTGCAAGGAAGCGAAAAGGAGGAATTAAGGATTGGTTCCACAACGATGCTTCTTCAGCCACACGGATCAGTTTAAGGGAACACAATCTGGAACACGCTGTTATTAATCATGGAGCAGATGTTATCCG GTTTACTCGAAGAAATCTGCTTAGAATATTTCCAAAAGGTTCGCGGGTTGATTCATCAAATTACAATCCACTGATCGGATGGATGCATGGAACGCAAATGGTTGCATTTAACATGCAG GGGCATGGGAGGCCACTTTGGCTGATGCAGGGGTTTTTTCCAGCCAACGGTGGGTGTGGTTATGTGAAAAAACCAGATATTCTACTGAATGATAGTTCAGACAATGAGGTTTTTGACCCTAAAAGGAAATTAGAAGTAAAACAAACTCTAAAG GTAAAACTGTTCATGGGAGAAGGCTGGCATTTGGACTTCAAACACACCCACTTTGACCTATATTCGCCACCAGATTTCTATGTGAAG GTTGGAATTGCGGGAGTTGCTGCTGATTCACTTATGAAGAAAACAAAGATAATAGAAGATAACTGGATACCGACATGGAATGAAGAGTTTGAGTTTCCCTTAACAGTTCCGGAAATGGCATTGCTTCGGATTGAAGTACATGAGTATGACATGTCAGAGAAGGATGATTTTGGAGGGCAGACATGTTTACCTTTGTCAGAATTAAAAACAGGAATTCGAGCTGTACCCCTTCATGATGAGAAAGGGAACAAATACAAATCTGTGAAGCTACTCGCCCGTTTTGAATACGTCTGA